The genomic stretch GAAAAACTGACTAATATAGATGTAGAATCAGTTAGAGTGGATGGTAAATACCGCCTCGAGTTTCGCTCTAGAGTGGAAGGTGCAGAACCCAATACAATTACAATCTGCTCTCTTATCGATTTAAGCAAACACTACCAGTAATCATAAGTTTATAACGTCAAACAATGAACTCATCTGCCCTAATTCCTGCAATATCAACTCATCCGGGAGAAGTACTTAAGGATGAACTTGACTCCCGTAATATCAAGCAAAAAGAGTTTGCCCATGATATTGGTACTAGCCCCACAATTCTTAATGAGATTTTAAAGGGGAAACGCAATATTACCGCGGACATAGCCCTGCACCTCGAGGCTCAGCTAGAGATCCCCGCCGATTTCTGGATGAAACTCCAATCCCAATACGACATTGACCTAGCACGCATTAAGCAGCGCAACATTGAAAAGCGCAATCTAATTGAGACATGGAAAGCAATAAAAGTGGCTATCCCCGTTAAATATCTTGAAAAACTAAATCTTCTTGCCAACGATCTTAAGAATGATATTGACAGGATAAAAGAGATTTATAACGCCAATTCCTTAGAAGATATAATAGATGCAAAAACAGCATACACGGGACTCTACAGGAAGTCATCAAAGCTACAGGTGGATGTAAACAATCTTACCTGTTGGGCAATGGTGTGCCGATGGATGGCTCAAAACAAAAAAGCAGCCACCTATAATGCCTCGAACCTTTCGGCTGTAAAGCAACGTATTATTGAAATTGTAAATAAAAATCACAACGTGATTGATGAAGTCACACAACTTCTTTACGATTACGGCATCAAGTTTATTATTCTCGAAAAACCGGACCAGACACCCGTTGACGGTTTTTCCTTTTTCAGTGGTTTAAATCCAGTTATAGCGATAACCCTACGAAAAAAAACCATTGATAACTTTTCCTTTACCGTTCTCCATGAACTTGGACATATTCAAGATCACCTGCGTCCTAATAGTACATCATTTTTCATTGATTGCTTCGATCTCCAGGAGAGCAAGAAAGACACAAATGAGGCGCAGGCCGATCGTTACGCACAGCAGGCGCTCATACCGCCAGCAGTATGGGCTACGTTTAGCCTCTCCAAAAATATTTTTAACGACCTATACATTCAGCAATTTGCACAGGAGCACAACCTGAATCCAGCCATAGTTCTAGGGAGGTATAGCTTCGAAACAAACAACTATAAGGTAAGAACAACAATAGATAGAGGAATTAATTAAAGTCCATCAAAAAACATAACTAATTTCGTCTCTAACAGAAGTAGCACTTGCGTGCAATTGTTAGCGACTTTACTATTAGCTATTCTCAGCCCTAAGCCTTCAAATAGCTAATCACCAGAGGTAATATTAACGAACTGAAAATCACACAACTTCTTGCCATTTTCGGCCTCCAAGCCAGGCTATAAAGCGCAAGTGCTGCGCGCACCATAGTAAATAGCTGCGAGCTGTGCGAATTGAACATTGAGATGGAAAAGGAATAATGAATTAGATAAATAAAACTCACAAAAAAAATATATAAATTGTTTTTTTACATAATTAAGTATAACTTTCGATAAGTTATGTTGAATAACATTCTTAAAACACATATTTAGAATGGCAAGTATCAAATATCAAACGACATAACTTGTCTATTAAATTTAAAGATTCTTGCCAATAGTGATGGAACAAATATTTTAAATAACAAACTTAACTTAACCCGCATGGAAGAAAAATTAAAATGCCACTTTCTCAATCTCTATCATATGGCCCTTGCAGATACAGAAGTTGATACATCAGAATTAGAAATGCTATATGGTATAGGAGCTGAAAAGGGAATAACCAGGTCAGAAATTGACTCGGTTGTTCTCCGGCCAGATTCTGTTAAGTTTACTGCACCAGAAACAGTAATTGAAAAAATAGAAAGTTTATACGATTTCGCTCGTATAGCGTGGGCTGATGGCCATATTGATGAGAATGAAACAAGATTGATGCATGTTTTCTCCAAAAGGTTTGGCTTTGAAGATGAAAATATTCAAACCATTGTGCAATTCATCCTAGATGAGGTTAAAAAAGGGACATCGAAGGAAGATATTTTCAAAATAGTAACCGAAAATTCATAAATAATGGACCTATCTAAAATTAAAAAAGACTTATTCTCAGTTAAGAAACAAACCGAGAAAGGTATTGAGCCTAAAATAGAGATTCCTAATTTAACCTCAAGAGAAATAGTAAACTATGAAGAATATGGTTTTAATCAGGCAGGAAGACTAGGTGGATCAGTTGCGGGTCTTCGTGTTAACCTTCAAAAGATATATTACGATTTCAGGCAGAAGGTTAAGAAAGATATTGAAAAACAGAATGAATTAAGGAGGCCATTTATTGTCAAAATCGAAGAATACAAAGGTGACATTGAAAGATTGAGTAACAAAATCGAAAAAACAACAACTGAAAGCATACCAAAAACAAAGAATCTCCTTGAAAGATTGAAGGAGGAATTATCATACATTAAAAAAAATCCTCAGGAAATTACTGGTGACGATACGGGAAAGGTTGCATTTATAATTGGAGGTATCATCCTTATTTTCTTAACAGTCTATCTGTTTATTTTTTACAGTTCTGCCTCCTATTCCACGTTCTTCAAAGATTTCAAATTAAACGAGATAGGAGTAGCCAACTCTATTTTTGATCCAAAAGCGCTTACAATCGCATTTCAAAATGGAATAACAGAATTGATTTTAATAGTGACAATTCCGTTTGTTTTTTTAGGCTAGGCTATCTAATACACAAATTTCAAGAACAAAAAGGCGTTGGAAAATACTTTAAAATAGCTATGCTCATTTTCATTACTTTCATTTTTGACACAATTCTTGCATATGAAATTACCGAGAAGATATACAATATTCAAAAAGGTAATAGTTTCGAAAAGATGCCTGACTATACCTTGAATATGGCATTCCATTCAATAAATTTTTGGTTAATTATTTTTGCGGGATTTATTGTATATCTTATTTGGGGATTTGTTTTCAGCTTTGTTATGGAAGCTTTAGGCAAAATGGATAAGGTAAAGATTGCAATCGAAGAAAAAAACAAAGAAATCAAAGATGCTGAATTAGAACTTAAAGATTTTGAAGTTCAAATCGACAAAATGACTCACACGAAAGCGGAGTTCACTAAAGAGATGAATAAACTGAAAAGAATTATTGAAAATGCGATAATTCCGGATGAATTTGAACATGACATTTTTGCTTTCTCTACAGGCTGGATATCTTTTATGAAGCAAGGAGGAAAGTCTAAAGAAGAAATAGAAGACGCGAATATTGTTACACATGAATTTGTGAAAATAACACTCCATAGCTGGGAACCAATTAATGCTAATTAACATGAAAAAGATCGCACTTTTCATTCCACTTTTAATCCTTATAGGATGTAGTGGTTCAGAAAACAACAATTCAAATAGTACAAGCAATAAGTCTAACAGTGCAGCAGCCCAAGTTAAACAATTGAACATTTCTATACTACTCGACTTATCCGATAGAATTGACATAAATAAGTACCCAGAAAAACCAGAACATTTTGCAAGAGATATTGCCAACGTAAAATACATTACGGAACTTTTTGCTAAGGATATGGAAAAGCGGGGTGCATTTATGTCCAAAGGAAAATTGAGAGTTATTTTTAGTCCGAGACCACTAGATCCGAATGTCAACATTTTAGCTGAAAAACTAAATATTGATCTTTCAAAAATGGATAATAAACAAAAGAAAGTGGTTCACGACACTATCTCGACA from Williamwhitmania sp. encodes the following:
- a CDS encoding HigA family addiction module antitoxin, with the protein product MNSSALIPAISTHPGEVLKDELDSRNIKQKEFAHDIGTSPTILNEILKGKRNITADIALHLEAQLEIPADFWMKLQSQYDIDLARIKQRNIEKRNLIETWKAIKVAIPVKYLEKLNLLANDLKNDIDRIKEIYNANSLEDIIDAKTAYTGLYRKSSKLQVDVNNLTCWAMVCRWMAQNKKAATYNASNLSAVKQRIIEIVNKNHNVIDEVTQLLYDYGIKFIILEKPDQTPVDGFSFFSGLNPVIAITLRKKTIDNFSFTVLHELGHIQDHLRPNSTSFFIDCFDLQESKKDTNEAQADRYAQQALIPPAVWATFSLSKNIFNDLYIQQFAQEHNLNPAIVLGRYSFETNNYKVRTTIDRGIN